The DNA segment ATGCCCTGTCTGCAGAGCTGTGACCCAGGTCCCAAACCAAGATGTCGGCAAACTACAGGTAAATCTTGCTTTGAAGAGTCTAATAGAGGATATGGAGGGCCATCCTCAGATTTGCACAAATTGTAAATCAGATGACAAGTCCCATGCTGCTGTCTACTGCCAAGACTGTGGCAAGTATCTCTGCACATCTTGTCTTAATAAGCACTCTCAATGGGAAGGCTTTGTCGATCATGAAGTCATTGTAATGAGTGAGATCTCATCAGGGAAGGTGTCTGTACGTAGATACCGGAAATGCAGGAAACACCCGAAAGAAGACGAGGATTACTTCTGTTCCACCTGCAGGAGATTCACATGCTTCAGATGCGGTATGATGGAATATAAAGACGAGGGACACCAGGTCGTCGAGGGAGCTGCTTATGAGGACAAACACGTGAAGAACATCGAAGACCTGAAATCAAAGGTTGACAAGCAACAGTCATGCTTTCAGAAGTACATTGATTTCATAGATAAACAGACCAAGAGTGTTGACAGTGCTAAGAAACAGTGTACAAGTGACATCAACAAAGCATATGATGATGCGGTCCGGCACTTGACAGAGAAGAGAGAAAGCTTGCTAAAAGAAGTCAAGGAAACGACTGAAGGACCAGAGAAAGAACTGGAAAGCATGAAGACCACGGCTAAGAAGTACATCAATCAGTTGACGACCATGGCTGAAATggtaacaaacaaaataaatattccatTAGATATGGATACTTTGGCTGCACACGACACTTTGTGTGAAGAGTTACGAGAGGTCATTGATCAAAAGGATCCTGACTACGAGCAGCCGAAGAAATCGGGCATAAAGGGGAAAAGTGTCAGGTTCAAGAGAAATGTTGGAGTGGATGAGCTAGGCCTTGGGAAGATTGTTAATGTAGTTGAAAGAAAGGTCGCCTTACCCACTAATAAAACCTTTGATGAAAAGGACGTTTCATTGCCTAcgtataatattgataatgtaaAGAAGGTTGCTTTGCCAGCTCAATATATCATGAATGCCATGGTTGGTACACCAGACGGTAGAATGGCAGTAGGATGTGATGCAGGTGGCATGAATATCTCCTCTGCTGATGGTCAGCTTCAGGAGACAGTTCTGAACGATGTTAAATTTTGTGGGGTAGGGTTCCTTTCTGATGGTCGATGTGTTgtgattgatacttcaaacaaCATCACACTGTACACACCAGAGTACACACAATTGAATGTAATGTTTAAGACTCTAAGTCGAGCTGAAGGTGGGGGTTCTGATCTCACTGTTGATGCTGATGATCTGATTTATGTGAGCTACATGAAAGCCAATAAGATCCAGGTATTTTCAACAGCAGGTGGGCAAGCAGTCAGGAAGATACCATGCAACGGGTATAAACCTCAGCAAATCACTAGTTTCCATGGTTCTCTGATCATTTCATCATGGGATACTATTAGATTGATAGACAAACAGGGTGCTGTTCAACATGAATTAAAGAAACCGGGTAGCAACCTTTGCGCTGCTGTATCTCAATGGAATACAATCCTGATAGCCAAGGTGAAGGACGATGAAGGTTTGGTGAGTATTGACGAGTATACAAATGAACTAAGACACATTCGAAACCTTGTTAATGATTACAAGATTGAGAAGCATTGGTTTGATTGGTATTACCTCCAGCAGTACCGATCAGGGGAGATCGCTTTCTGCACTTCGGATAGACTGTATATATTCCgctgaaaataattgatgacatgatatcataattattattgcagaagatggggggggggtgataccCACCGAGTTGCCATTTTCTGCTAAAGTAAGCTGCTATAATGTCgaaatacataaaacaattgTTGGATCATTTCTTTCTCGTTTCTCACTCATAAAAAAGTATTTCGCTGCttacaactttttatttttatctttgcaTGTATCGACCATCATATCATGTTTATCCTCTGTGTGGGGGGAATTCTAGTACTTGCATATTAGACATAATgttgttgaatatttcatgacAAACCATATGATTCTCTATTCATATTCATGACTGTATATAATATTTGACTAGTAATGCCATCATGGGTGGTCAGATCTTCATCATTGATATTAAAAGAGTATACTGTTTATGCGCGTATACTTGTATGTTTTCATAAATTGAAACATATCTATGCTGTGAATCAAGACATTATTATAACgtgtgaatatataaatattatctTCATTGAGATGGTCTGATCATCACTTTTCGATATTTTTTGGAGTGTGAAACactttaaacaaattatttcatttatgaaaattgCACGAAAAATGCATAAAACAGCATATAGTCAATAGATCTTTTTATTTCTAGCTTTGCATTTATCAATCTTTGTCATGTGTATCCTGTGTGTGTAAAATTCTCCTACTTGGAGACCAGACATAATGTTATTAGATATTTCATTAGAAATTAAATGATAATCGATCCATGTACACATGAATGATATTTGACTAGTTATGATCATGGTGGTAGTGACACATTAACCATTCCTATTAAAGAGTGTATGATATATGCTTTATGCACGAATACCTGCATTTTTATGCATGTATCGTTATTCTACGATATCATTCTATCTAGACATGATTAtaatgtgtaaatacatatattatcttcatctgatacggAAATGATCTGgtctactaacactcctcgatatttttttagaagtagttcgatatgtaaatgtaatttttgtctcacctgcgaagcaaagtgagactataggcgccgcttttccgacggcggcggcggcggcggcggcgtcaacatcaaatcttaacctgaggttaagtttttgaaatgacgtcataacttagaaagtatatggacctagttaataaaaattggccataaggttaatcaagtattactgaacatcctattagagtttcatgtcacatgaccaaggtcaaaggtcatttagggtcaatgaacttagaccatgttggaggaatcaacatcaaaatcttaacctgaggttaagtttttgaaatgtcatcataacttagaaaatatatggacctagttcatgaaacttggacataaggttaatcaagtatcactgaacatcctgcatgagtttcacgtcacacgaccaaggtcaaaggtcatttagggtcaatgaactttggccgaattggggatatctgttgaattcccatcataactttgaaagtttatggatctgattcatgaaacttagatataatagtaatcaagcatcactgaaaattttgtgcaagtttcaggtctcatgattaaggtcaaaggtcatttagggtcaatgaactttggccgaatcgggggtatctgttgaattaccatcataactttgaaagtttatggatctgattcatgaaacttgtacataagagtaatcaagtatcactgaacatcctgttcgagtttcaggtcacatgatcaaggtcaaaggtcatgtaaggtcaatgaactttggccatgttggggttttttgttgaataaccatcatatctctgtaagtttattggtctagttcataaaaagtggacataagagtaaccatgtatcactgaacatcttgtgcgagttagagtagtattcaaagtcagcactgctgctgtcttgaaccgcgtgatgcaggtgagacggccagaggcattccacttgtttatggaataactcggatgtgtaaatacatatattatcttcatctgatacagaaatgatctaatctactaacactcctcgatattttttagaagtagttcgatatgttaatgtaattttttatggaataactcggatgtgtaaatacatatattatcttcatcgaatacagaaatgatctgatctactaacactcctcgatatttttttagaagtagttcgatatgtaaatgtaattttttatggaataactcggatgtgtaaatacatatattatctacatctgatacagaaatgatctaaTCTACTAACATtcctcgatattttttagaagtagttcgatatgtaaatgtaattttttatggaataactcggatgtgtaaatacatatattatcttcatctgatacggaaatgatctgatctacatgtactaacactcctcgatatttttttagaagacggtagttcgatatgtaaatgtaatttttcatggaataacttggatgtgtaaatacatacagtgccggccgcgggaaacgtcacgcccgagcacgcaaacagcctagggggctttcgcgtctaaccgagggtattcaaggggagcagtctagggcgtttagacgggcccgcggtttcctgcgtgctatataatattggccgtgcccgcACTTACCCTAGGAAATCCTAGGGTAAGTACAATGcactatgtttacatgtacatgtacttcgattatcttgcgatagaccattatgtttttaaactagcgtgatcgggatctattcgaggttgaatttttgatttaagatgttatttgtttttctttcatcctttctttcattctttaatttctgtttcctttttaattcttttcccttattatttctttcccttctttccttccctgtttcctttccgtttttcttctttctttgtttctttcaaataataaaggaattatttttctttcgttcttcccttctttctattttttcttttctcttttctctcaatatattttttctttcacacattcatcttcccttcctttattttaattatttcttcctttattcatttcaagtaatgaCAGAAACCGTTATCtgtcttatatttttttctttcaaccttttaatcatactttttccgttaaattttacttcattttttttttctttctttctttctttctttctttctttcctctcaattcatttcttgcttccttctttcttccactaaccctcccttccctttcttgatatattttgttaacaagtctaacattgtgtggcctttttttgttgattttttttggtctgGCTCGGTCGATCCTATGTAGTGCTTtgccgattgtcccgtatttaattttgtgaaatctggtcaccccgGCTGGAACGTCGAAGCTTATTATCGCAATGAATCTAAACTTTTCGACATATAGATACATGCATGTACTCTCGGACGAAGGCCTTCCCTgagtcttgacattttttcagtgcTCATTTATCCTTTCCTTTCGCTGGAATAGTCACAATGATCGTTGATTACGATACAACGTTACGACGTGTTTATGACATCGGTCATGCGCGAGGTCGACTCATGATATTTCACCGCCTCCTTTTTGTGCCacgatctttctttgatttctttaaagggggttgtcgattacgatccgacgttggtgtgttctttcgacatcacatcatgcacggaaggcaagagccccacttattgtcattttatctcatttcggtattgatattttataaacctttatcataataAGCGGGGTATAGGGGGCCGGGGGAGCAAAAAATCCCTCTCATATcggggaaaattgttctttctcacatcataaaaagtagacgcgcaaaaagcgaacaccagcaaaactggttgtgctcatcgatttttttatttggttcttttgttattgtcaacagtctgggagagtcttgctccccgtccacgccgacccctctcctttgatcacatccgcttcccaatttatgacaggatgttcttagaaatggggggggggcattaatttgttgatgcgtcaacaacaatgaataaggatattcttttcatttcggTTCAAATCGGGTCTCCCAAGCCCTCACC comes from the Lytechinus variegatus isolate NC3 chromosome 9, Lvar_3.0, whole genome shotgun sequence genome and includes:
- the LOC121421877 gene encoding tripartite motif-containing protein 45-like, yielding MAEALKTVISQSMEYPVCLSTFIDPKILSCSHTFCKTCLDNLLECHGNCQIRCPVCRAVTQVPNQDVGKLQVNLALKSLIEDMEGHPQICTNCKSDDKSHAAVYCQDCGKYLCTSCLNKHSQWEGFVDHEVIVMSEISSGKVSVRRYRKCRKHPKEDEDYFCSTCRRFTCFRCGMMEYKDEGHQVVEGAAYEDKHVKNIEDLKSKVDKQQSCFQKYIDFIDKQTKSVDSAKKQCTSDINKAYDDAVRHLTEKRESLLKEVKETTEGPEKELESMKTTAKKYINQLTTMAEMVTNKINIPLDMDTLAAHDTLCEELREVIDQKDPDYEQPKKSGIKGKSVRFKRNVGVDELGLGKIVNVVERKVALPTNKTFDEKDVSLPTYNIDNVKKVALPAQYIMNAMVGTPDGRMAVGCDAGGMNISSADGQLQETVLNDVKFCGVGFLSDGRCVVIDTSNNITLYTPEYTQLNVMFKTLSRAEGGGSDLTVDADDLIYVSYMKANKIQVFSTAGGQAVRKIPCNGYKPQQITSFHGSLIISSWDTIRLIDKQGAVQHELKKPGSNLCAAVSQWNTILIAKVKDDEGLVSIDEYTNELRHIRNLVNDYKIEKHWFDWYYLQQYRSGEIAFCTSDRLYIFR